From Micromonospora echinospora, one genomic window encodes:
- the aroA gene encoding 3-phosphoshikimate 1-carboxyvinyltransferase: MGNLTAIRPLQPWTAPTASDPVAATLRLPGSKSLTARALVLGALASGPSTLLGALRARDTELMAGGLRAMGAHMSIADDDRWLVRPHPLVGPAHVDVGLAGTVMRFVPPVAGLTDGRVTFDGDPAARTRPLGPLVEALRSLGVRIDVTGPGSLPLTVLGTGRVTGGEVVIDASASSQLVSGLLLAAPRFDRGVVVRHVGPPVPSAPHLRMTVQMLRAAGAAVDDGTPDVWTVEPGPLSGRVWEIEPDLSGAVPFFAAALVTGGEVTLRGWPRSSAQPVERLRSLLHEMGGEVSLSTAGLTVRGTGAVHGITADLSDVSELTPVLTALAMLADSPSTFTGVGHIRGHETDRIAALAREFAGLGADVTESPDGLEIRPRPLRGGAFRTYHDHRMAHAAAVTGLAVPGVELDDVSCTSKTMPEFPALWSRMVTGGN, encoded by the coding sequence GTGGGGAATCTGACCGCGATCCGTCCGTTGCAGCCGTGGACCGCACCGACCGCCAGCGACCCGGTCGCGGCGACACTCCGGCTGCCCGGCTCCAAGTCGCTGACCGCACGGGCCCTGGTGCTCGGCGCCCTGGCCAGCGGGCCATCCACCCTGCTGGGGGCGCTCCGGGCCCGGGACACCGAACTCATGGCCGGCGGGCTGCGGGCGATGGGCGCACACATGTCGATCGCCGACGACGACCGGTGGCTGGTCCGGCCGCACCCGCTGGTCGGCCCGGCGCACGTCGACGTCGGCCTGGCCGGCACGGTGATGCGTTTCGTCCCGCCCGTCGCGGGGCTGACCGACGGCCGGGTCACCTTCGACGGCGACCCGGCGGCCCGGACCCGCCCGCTCGGCCCGCTGGTCGAGGCGCTTCGGTCGCTCGGCGTCCGGATCGACGTCACCGGTCCGGGAAGCCTGCCGCTGACCGTGCTCGGCACCGGCCGGGTGACCGGCGGCGAGGTCGTCATCGACGCCTCCGCCTCCAGCCAGCTCGTCTCCGGGCTGCTGCTGGCCGCCCCGCGCTTCGACCGGGGTGTGGTGGTCCGGCACGTGGGCCCGCCGGTCCCGTCCGCGCCGCACCTGCGGATGACCGTGCAGATGCTCCGCGCCGCCGGCGCGGCCGTGGACGACGGCACGCCCGACGTCTGGACGGTCGAGCCCGGACCGCTCAGCGGACGGGTCTGGGAGATCGAGCCGGACCTCTCCGGCGCGGTTCCGTTCTTCGCCGCCGCGCTGGTCACCGGGGGCGAGGTGACCCTGCGTGGCTGGCCGCGCAGCAGCGCCCAGCCGGTCGAGCGGCTCCGCTCGCTGCTGCACGAGATGGGCGGGGAGGTGAGCCTCTCCACGGCCGGGCTGACCGTGCGGGGCACCGGCGCGGTGCACGGCATCACCGCCGACCTTTCCGACGTCAGCGAGCTGACCCCGGTGCTGACCGCGCTCGCCATGCTCGCCGACTCCCCGTCGACGTTCACCGGGGTCGGGCACATCCGGGGCCACGAGACCGACCGGATCGCCGCGCTGGCCCGCGAGTTCGCCGGACTCGGCGCGGACGTCACCGAGTCCCCCGACGGGCTGGAGATCCGGCCCCGGCCGCTGCGCGGCGGGGCGTTCCGCACGTACCACGACCACCGGATGGCGCACGCCGCCGCGGTGACCGGGCTGGCCGTGCCGGGCGTCGAACTCGACGACGTGTCGTGCACCTCCAAGACCATGCCCGAGTTCCCGGCACTATGGTCGAGGATGGTGACCGGCGGGAACTGA
- the rsgA gene encoding ribosome small subunit-dependent GTPase A encodes MRVRPGRSSRPRTRTRPQHADAVDGFVVAVDRGRYTCVLPDDGPDDPVVTAMRARELGRRSVVVGDRVGLVGDTTGADGALARIVRIDERRSVLRRTADDDETTPEGRLERVVVANADQLVIVSSLSDPPPRTGFIDRCLVAAYDADVEPLLCLTKADLAGPEAVLGYYAELDLPHVLVRPDSDLTGLRALLAGRISVMVGHSGVGKSTLVNRLVPAADRAVGTVSAIGRGRHTSTSAVALRLPPVPDADTDPGWIVDTPGVRSFGLAHVSAESLLHGFPDLVEATADCPANCEHTADQENCALDAWVAAGKADPRRLASYRRLLASRAGETDVRTEADPHGTA; translated from the coding sequence GTGCGGGTCCGGCCCGGCCGGTCCTCCCGTCCGCGTACCCGGACCCGTCCACAGCACGCCGACGCGGTCGACGGGTTCGTGGTCGCCGTCGACCGGGGCCGCTACACCTGCGTCCTCCCCGACGACGGCCCGGACGACCCCGTCGTCACCGCGATGCGCGCCCGCGAGCTGGGCCGCCGGTCGGTGGTGGTCGGCGACCGGGTCGGGCTGGTCGGCGACACCACCGGGGCGGACGGCGCACTGGCCCGGATCGTCCGGATCGACGAGCGCCGCTCGGTGCTGCGCCGCACCGCCGACGACGACGAGACCACCCCCGAGGGACGGCTGGAACGCGTCGTGGTGGCCAACGCCGACCAGTTGGTGATCGTCAGCTCGCTGTCGGACCCACCACCGCGCACCGGTTTCATCGACCGCTGCCTGGTGGCCGCGTACGACGCGGACGTCGAACCGCTGCTCTGCCTGACCAAGGCCGACCTGGCCGGCCCGGAGGCCGTCCTCGGCTACTACGCCGAACTGGACCTGCCGCACGTGCTCGTCCGGCCGGACTCCGACCTGACCGGGCTGCGCGCACTGCTCGCCGGACGGATCTCGGTCATGGTCGGGCACTCCGGCGTGGGCAAGTCGACACTGGTGAACCGGCTGGTGCCGGCGGCCGACCGAGCGGTGGGCACGGTCAGTGCGATCGGCCGGGGCCGGCACACCTCGACCAGCGCGGTGGCGCTGCGGCTGCCCCCGGTGCCCGACGCCGACACCGACCCGGGCTGGATCGTGGACACCCCCGGGGTGCGCAGCTTCGGGCTGGCGCACGTCTCGGCGGAGAGCCTGCTGCACGGCTTCCCCGACCTGGTGGAGGCGACCGCCGACTGTCCGGCCAACTGTGAGCACACCGCCGACCAGGAGAACTGCGCGCTGGACGCCTGGGTGGCCGCCGGCAAGGCGGATCCGCGCCGGCTGGCGTCGTACCGCCGGTTGCTCGCCTCACGGGCCGGGGAGACCGACGTGCGGACGGAGGCCGACCCGCACGGCACGGCGTGA